CTACGTTGCGGTCTCGACGTTACTTCGAGTCACTTCCGAACAACCGTTTCGTCCGGCCCCATACGGACGCTGTCTCGGACTCGTTATCGCCTTCACCAGTATCGGCAGGGGTCGATTCTTGGGGATCCCCTGGCTCTCGGTCACGGGTTGCCAGCTCCTCGGTGAGTCGCTCGACTTCTGCTTCGAGGGTGTCGATCCGCTCGGTTTTCTCCGCTAGTGTCGCCTCGAGTTCGTCGATACGCTCGCCCAAGAGCCGGTTCTTCTCGGCTAGATACGCACGGCTTCGCTCCGAGTCACCGGCGTCGACACCTGGAGACGAGTCGGCAGCTGGGTCGTGGGCGTCCGCGGTGTCGTCGCCGGCGTCCGGCTCGTAGAACTCGGAGGTGGTCGCAATCGATCGCTCGATGGTCTTCTCACCGTACGTCGACCCGTCAGCGTAGTGGACCTCGTCCCATTTCTCGCGGTGGAGTTCCGACTGGCGGAACAGTTGGTCCATCTGCGTCTGGTCACCGCCGGTCCAGAACGCCAGCAGACAGCACAGCGCCATATCTGCCTCGGAGTGGCTGTCGTAGCCGCCCGTGTCTCCGTTCCAGAGCCGCTCGAACTTCTCGCCGTTCGACGCATTCCGGGCTTTCTCGAGGAGTTCCTCATCCTCGAGGTCGACGTCAACGCCAGCGTCGACCGTATCGGTCTCCGTTGACTGGTCGTCAGTGCCATCACGCTGCTCGGACTCGGAGGCTGTGGCACGCTCGGTGTCCTGGACGTACTCACGATGAATCGCTGTGAGCGCGTCCTGCCGGCGTGCTACACGATTCGGTTGCCGCTCGACGTGGTCGCCAGTGACGGTGAAAAAGCGGGCCGTGTCGTACAGCTCGACGCTCCCGCGACGGTTCCGCCCCTCGGGGAGTTCCCCCTTGATGAGGACGTGGTAGCCGGTGCCCGACGGCGACACCTCCGTGTAGGAGTCGAGTCGCTCGATGATGTCCCGCGCGGCATCGTCGACGTCGCCGGTCTCCGGATCGCGACAGTCGTCCAAATCAACGCCGACGACGGGGTCGTCGTCGGTGAACACGAACCCGACGCCGTCCGCGTGCTCTGTCTCGGTGTACTCGAGTGCCGTCTCGACATCACTCCAAGTATCGGATTCCGTCGACGACGCGAACCCACCAGCCCCCGGCGTCACCGGAATCTTCGTCGGTTTCCCATCTCGCTCCTCTTCGCGCCAGCACACCCACTGCTCGCGTTCGCGCAACGCCTCCGGAATCGCCTCCGGCTCGTTGACGATCGGTTCACTCATCTTCACGTAGCACCTCGCATGGCTCTCACTGGCTGTGAGCCAGCACAGAATTCACGCTTCTCTGCGTCTCGATCCAATCCCTTGGTCCCAACGGGGACCCCCCGTTCTATCCTAGTTGGTTGTTGGGTGGAACACTCGCTATAGCTGGTTGAAAATCGCTGGACGTGAGTGTGTTCCACCC
The DNA window shown above is from Halostella litorea and carries:
- a CDS encoding phage NrS-1 polymerase family protein, with the translated sequence MSEPIVNEPEAIPEALREREQWVCWREEERDGKPTKIPVTPGAGGFASSTESDTWSDVETALEYTETEHADGVGFVFTDDDPVVGVDLDDCRDPETGDVDDAARDIIERLDSYTEVSPSGTGYHVLIKGELPEGRNRRGSVELYDTARFFTVTGDHVERQPNRVARRQDALTAIHREYVQDTERATASESEQRDGTDDQSTETDTVDAGVDVDLEDEELLEKARNASNGEKFERLWNGDTGGYDSHSEADMALCCLLAFWTGGDQTQMDQLFRQSELHREKWDEVHYADGSTYGEKTIERSIATTSEFYEPDAGDDTADAHDPAADSSPGVDAGDSERSRAYLAEKNRLLGERIDELEATLAEKTERIDTLEAEVERLTEELATRDREPGDPQESTPADTGEGDNESETASVWGRTKRLFGSDSK